From a single Daphnia pulex isolate KAP4 chromosome 2, ASM2113471v1 genomic region:
- the LOC124203634 gene encoding uncharacterized protein LOC124203634 — protein sequence MATKIKPGEDADYDEDYAVELANMKAKRKTLRRQITVSNTQVETLTNSRGSRGAIQGLLRHLNDLILRASQLQTDISTMEDDEEEAERQDANHLGYVTRVGELSANAQNYIRSRDGDAASIVGPNVVPDRDPPLPPVSPSEILRREQARQEEIAATRLRAERAREQAVRTRQQADQAWEEADAAQAALRLLGVEPPGGSIPPDDDHFTSISQQINNTTPLAKTLLDQQRQKNLDSTQETPDTWIDLYSAGRLPPVITARSTRSSVSAELEPFDGKALEWFSWIDLFRALVHDTPKSPGEKLALLKRFLRGDCLDLVYGLGGGEAAYIEALVRLKQTCGRRDVMRAAHHQAIQKLETKQDPASFKRFAERIRTHLFDLSRIGETGTTDLIEKICLKLHLNDRLAWNEDRRGRIEDRSLNTFGMWLCSRASAYQNAFSIAADQVNPTSSKPSNQRRQARTNQSSAKMAGEQKQVSFPFAGKPFCFKCEKGHRLPDCEDFKSLSVGERLTFCMRRRLCFSCFSTKHSVYECDKRKPCKHSGCGYYHHPLLHHVAKEKPPTETEETARPTTARIGAPRQVTMGMLRLPVMADDGSWVLANIFFDEGSDSTLMRSAFATALKLRGPRQILAVDGAGGIINRYPSTRVQFRVRAADGNIFSLEGSTMKTVASPTPITDWNKEKSHWSHLKNLPLGETGGKVDVLIGLDHAHLLAVRDSRVGEEKEPIASKTAFGWVVRGVVNGRVNSASARSCKISGFTSLANLATEMRRFCDTEDYGTEHQVGCLSPENKRALAIVQEKTRRLEVGYEVPIIWREGEPDLTNNRPMAENRFRSMLNRFKRQPEFEEDYRAAVRKYFDKGYASRVPDPATAKYFLAHHGVYKGKKLRVVYDAAAPFKGKCLNDSIISGPALQPSLAAVITLFREGAVAWASDIEAMFSRFRLSIEDRDYFCFLWQEKDDIEPIVCRMDRLPFGASCSPFVAIYGVRRILKDTGAPDKVVCAVEEKMYVDDYLGSATSVTEAVEEAVTVKNSLSAADLNLQGWISNSPEFLLEVSKTDRPVTATPSAHPLTSESTEKVLGVVWDTNSDTLGFLVAKSSDAALTRVSLVSKVAGVFDPLGTASPLIVKAKIRLRALGLKGLDWSDEITGDDEIWWRSWFIALEQLNTLRMPRCLFPEEAQIIDAELHTFCDASEEAYAAVIYLRVQYSDGHVLVRQVRAANKLAPMKTISIPKLELNAALLGARLLRTVHSTLKSKIKGRKLWTDSSTVRNWIRATAAYYQIFVSNRIGEIQTITQPEEWRFIPGKLNPADLATRSSLDEQPIPPVWLNGPDFLLQSEDHWPPDLPWMAVKEEIRPSRSYTTVVEKSADRWKEIHIGPEDVPALSKLDEKYLELVRLCQSEVYEEELHRFKKGKQLHSTSSLLALAPILGSDCVLRLGGRAGRAKLPYDQLHPPLLPGSHPFTEMIIRAFHEHLQHVGTDFLLSYIRQHFWITSGREAVKRVRRNCTICRRNRAKPGEQLMGDLPDSRLDSGSLPFTRTAVDLFGPFEVGLARNRTTKRWGVLFTCMVTRAVFLELVPSLSTSDFLLALRKFISLYRKPEVIHSDNGTNFVGAERELREAVEEMYASQAIPDFMKGVSIKWTFQPPRTPHFGGAHESLVRSTKKALYNALEQEKNSFRHPTEDLLRTLLYEVAGLLNTRPLTYASSDPADFRPLTPNDFLNRPPTAYPPAGSFDDASPREHYRYLQRVLNLFWDMWKTVYLQSLASRKKWKVKRPNLEVGDIVLEVNKGFGRGEWSIGHVAKVYPGADGCVRAVDVQLPTGIFRRGITELCLLESISSVKTDSGEDGSPKSV from the coding sequence ATGGCCACAAAGATCAAGCCAGGAGAAGACGCTGATTATGACGAAGACTACGCCGTTGAGCTGGCAAATATGAAGGCGAAGAGGAAAACCCTGCGTCGTCAGATCACGGTGTCAAACACACAGGTCGAGACTCTGACTAACTCCAGAGGCTCACGGGGAGCCATTCAAGGTTTACTACGCCATCTCAACGACTTAATACTCCGAGCCTCACAGCTTCAGACCGACATCTCTACCATGGAAGATGACGAGGAAGAAGCCGAAAGACAAGACGCCAATCACTTGGGTTATGTCACGCGTGTTGGTGAGCTGTCTGCCAACGCTCAAAATTATATCAGGAGTAGAGATGGAGATGCAGCGTCCATTGTTGGACCGAACGTCGTTCCGGATCGAGACCCACCTCTACCTCCCGTTTCTCCATCTGAAATTCTCCGGCGAGAGCAAGCTCGTCAAGAGGAAATTGCAGCCACTCGACTGAGAGCTGAGAGAGCCCGAGAGCAAGCTGTGAGGACCCGCCAGCAAGCAGATCAAGCATGGGAGGAAGCGGACGCAGCACAAGCTGCCCTTAGGCTACTCGGCGTCGAACCACCCGGAGGATCGATACCACCAGATGATGACCATTTCACTTCCATCAGTCAACAGATCAACAACACCACTCCGCTAGCGAAGACATTGTTGGATCAACAACGTCAGAAGAATCTCGATAGCACTCAAGAAACTCCTGACACCTGGATCGATCTGTATAGTGCTGGCCGTCTACCTCCTGTTATCACTGCTCGTAGTACACGCTCATCAGTATCGGCGGAATTGGAACCTTTCGACGGAAAGGCTTTGGAGTGGTTTTCCTGGATCGATTTGTTTCGAGCATTGGTGCACGATACCCCCAAGTCCCCCGGAGAGAAGTTAGCCCTTTTAAAGAGATTTCTCCGAGGAGACTGTTTGGACCTGGTATACGGACTAGGAGGTGGTGAAGCAGCCTACATCGAGGCCCTGGTTCGGCTGAAGCAGACATGTGGCCGCCGAGACGTCATGAGAGCAGCACATCACCAAGCCATCCAGAAGTTGGAGACGAAGCAAGATCCGGCGTCATTCAAGAGATTTGCCGAACGTATCCGCACACATTTATTCGACCTTAGCCGAATTGGAGAGACGGGGACGACGGATTTGATTGAGAAGATTTGTCTCAAATTACATCTAAACGACCGGTTGGCCTGGAATGAAGACAGACGGGGACGGATCGAAGATCGAAGCTTGAACACCTTCGGAATGTGGCTATGTTCCCGTGCTTCCGCGTATCAGAACGCTTTCAGCATCGCAGCCGATCAAGTCAATCCAACTTCGTCAAAACCGAGCAATCAACGACGCCAAGCCCGGACCAATCAGAGTTCAGCAAAGATGGCAGgtgaacaaaaacaagtttctttcCCCTTCGCTGGAAAACCGTTCTGTTTTAAATGCGAGAAAGGACACAGATTGCCGGATTGTGAAGATTTTAAATCACTTTCCGTCGGGGAGCGTCTGACTTTCTGCATGCGCCGTCGTCTTTGTTTCAGTTGCTTCTCGACTAAACATTCAGTTTACGAATGTGACAAGCGAAAGCCGTGTAAACACTCTGGTTGCGGCTATTACCATCACCCGCTGTTACACCATGTTGCCAAGGAAAAACCGCCGACAGAAACCGAAGAAACGGCTCGACCTACAACCGCAAGAATCGGAGCCCCTCGACAAGTCACCATGGGTATGCTGCGTCTTCCAGTGATGGCTGACGACGGAAGTTGGGTGTTAGCCAACATCTTCTTCGACGAAGGTAGCGATTCAACTCTAATGCGAAGTGCCTTCGCCACGGCCCTGAAACTCCGCGGCCCACGTCAGATCTTAGCTGTGGACGGAGCTGGCGGAATAATCAACCGCTATCCATCGACCAGGGTCCAGTTTCGAGTTCGAGCGGCGGATGGCAATATCTTCTCTCTAGAAGGATCTACCATGAAAACTGTAGCCAGCCCTACACCCATCACCGACTGGAACAAGGAGAAGTCTCATTGGTCTCATCTTAAAAACCTTCCGCTCGGCGAAACAGGAGGAAAGGTCGACGTCTTGATCGGGCTAGATCATGCACACCTGCTGGCCGTCCGAGATTCAAGAGTTGGTGAAGAAAAGGAACCTATCGCCTCCAAGACCGCCTTCGGATGGGTCGTGAGAGGAGTCGTCAATGGACGAGTAAATTCGGCTTCCGCCCGTAGCTGCAAGATTTCCGGATTTACTTCCTTAGCCAACCTCGCTACTGAAATGCGCCGATTCTGCGACACAGAAGATTATGGAACGGAGCATCAAGTCGGCTGCCTGTCGCCCGAGAATAAACGCGCTCTCGCAATTGTCCAAGAGAAAACCAGGAGATTGGAAGTCGGATACGAAGTGCCGATCATATGGCGAGAAGGAGAACCCGACTTGACCAACAATCGTCCGATGGCCGAAAATAGATTCCGTAGCATGTTGAATCGATTCAAACGTCAGCCAGAATTCGAAGAGGATTACCGAGCAGCTGTCCGGAAATACTTCGACAAAGGTTACGCTTCCCGTGTTCCTGATCCAGCTACCGCAAAATACTTCCTAGCCCATCATGGAGTTTACAAAGGAAAGAAGCTACGTGTGGTCTACGACGCCGCTGCCCCGTTCAAGGGAAAATGTCTCAACGATTCGATAATCAGTGGCCCAGCTCTTCAACCATCTTTGGCGGCCGTCATCACTCTTTTCCGAGAGGGAGCCGTAGCCTGGGCGTCCGATATCGAAGCCATGTTCAGCCGCTTCCGGCTTTCCATCGAAGACCGGGATTACTTCTGTTTCCTATGGCAGGAGAAAGACGACATCGAACCAATTGTTTGTCGGATGGACCGACTTCCTTTCGGAGCCAGCTGCTCCCCTTTCGTGGCCATTTATGGAGTGCGCCGCATCCTGAAGGACACCGGAGCACCAGACAAGGTGGTTTGTGCCGTCGAGGAGAAAATGTATGTAGATGACTATTTAGGATCCGCAACATCCGTTACTGAAGCAGTTGAAGAAGCCGTCACAGTCAAAAACTCCTTGTCCGCTGCTGATCTCAATCTTCAAGGATGGATCTCAAATTCGCCGGAATTTTTACTGGAGGTGTCGAAGACCGATCGGCCGGTAACAGCTACACCTTCCGCTCATCCGCTCACCAGTGAGAGCACAGAAAAGGTTCTTGGCGTCGTCTGGGACACCAATTCTGACACTTTAGGATTCCTAGTAGCCAAATCATCCGACGCAGCCCTAACTCGCGTCAGTCTGGTCAGCAAGGTAGCCGGTGTGTTCGACCCGCTTGGAACGGCTTCGCCGTTGATCGTCAAGGCCAAGATTCGTCTAAGAGCATTGGGTCTCAAGGGACTCGACTGGAGCGACGAAATTACCGGTGACGACGAGATTTGGTGGCGTAGCTGGTTCATCGCTTTGGAACAACTTAACACATTGAGGATGCCACGATGCTTATTTCCGGAAGAAGCCCAAATCATCGACGCCGAACTTCATACCTTCTGTGATGCTTCGGAAGAGGCCTATGCTGCAGTGATTTATCTTCGCGTCCAATACTCCGACGGTCACGTTTTGGTTCGACAGGTACGAGCAGCGAACAAGCTCGCGCCGATGAAGACGATTTCCATTCCCAAACTCGAGCTCAACGCAGCCCTGTTGGGCGCTCGCCTCCTACGGACCGTTCACTCAACCCtcaaatcgaaaatcaagGGACGGAAGCTTTGGACAGATAGCAGCACCGTCCGAAACTGGATTCGGGCCACGGCGGCCTATTATCAAATATTCGTCAGTAACCGGATAGGCGAGATCCAGACAATCACCCAGCCTGAAGAATGGCGATTTATTCCGGGAAAATTAAATCCAGCGGATCTGGCCACCCGCTCCTCCCTGGACGAACAGCCCATCCCACCCGTTTGGTTGAATGGGCCGGACTTTTTACTTCAGTCTGAAGACCATTGGCCACCCGATCTACCGTGGATGGCGGTAAAGGAGGAAATCCGCCCGAGTCGCTCCTATACTACTGTGGTGGAGAAATCTGCTGACCGGTGGAAAGAAATCCACATTGGCCCCGAAGATGTTCCAGCGCTCTCCAAATTGGATGAAAAATATCTGGAGCTGGTCCGGTTGTGCCAATCTGAAGTTTACGAAGAGGAACTACACCGATTCAAAAAGGGCAAACAGCTTCACTCTACATCCAGTTTGCTGGCTTTGGCCCCTATTTTAGGTTCTGATTGTGTGTTGCGACTCGGAGGACGAGCTGGACGCGCAAAGTTACCTTACGACCAGCTGCATCCCCCCCTTCTTCCTGGAAGCCATCCGTTCACCGAAATGATCATCCGCGCTTTCCACGAACATCTCCAACACGTTGGAACGGACTTTCTGCTCAGTTACATCCGTCAGCATTTTTGGATTACCAGCGGAAGAGAAGCAGTGAAAAGAGTCCGTCGCAACTGTACCATTTGTCGGCGCAATCGGGCCAAGCCAGGCGAACAATTGATGGGAGACCTTCCCGATTCACGGCTCGATTCCGGCTCTCTCCCGTTTACTCGTACTGCCGTCGACTTATTTGGGCCATTTGAGGTTGGCCTTGCCCGAAACCGAACGACTAAGCGTTGGGGCGTGTTGTTTACCTGCATGGTCACCCGCGCCGTATTCCTGGAGCTCGTCCCGTCGCTCTCAACAAGCGATTTTCTGTTGGCCCTacgaaaattcatttctctctacAGAAAGCCCGAGGTAATTCATTCTGATAATGGAACCAATTTTGTCGGTGCCGAAAGAGAGCTGCGGGAAGCCGTCGAAGAAATGTACGCGTCCCAGGCGATCCCAGATTTCATGAAAGGGGTCAGCATCAAATGGACCTTCCAACCGCCTCGGACACCTCATTTTGGAGGCGCCCACGAATCGTTGGTCCGTTCCACCAAGAAGGCGTTATACAACGCCTTGGAGCAAGAAAAGAACAGCTTCCGTCACCCGACTGAAGATTTGCTCAGAACATTATTGTATGAAGTAGCCGGACTGCTGAATACCCGACCGTTGACTTATGCCAGTTCCGATCCGGCGGATTTCCGCCCGTTAACGCCGAACGATTTTCTAAATCGGCCGCCAACTGCATATCCACCAGCTGGATCATTTGATGACGCCTCCCCGCGAGAACACTACCGCTATCTTCAACGAGTTCTGAATCTCTTCTGGGATATGTGGAAAACGGTGTATCTGCAGTCGTTGGCATCCCGAAAGAAGTGGAAAGTGAAACGACCGAACCTGGAGGTGGGCGATATCGTTCTCGAAGTCAACAAGGGATTTGGACGTGGTGAATGGAGCATCGGCCACGTCGCAAAGGTCTACCCAGGTGCAGATGGATGTGTCCGAGCCGTTGACGTTCAACTCCCAACGGGAATCTTCCGCCGCGGGATTACAGAATTATGCCTGTTGGAATCCATCTCGTCCGTCAAAACGGACTCGGGGGAGGATGGATCGCCGAAATCCGTTTAA